Proteins encoded by one window of Tunturibacter psychrotolerans:
- a CDS encoding aminotransferase class V-fold PLP-dependent enzyme, which yields MSLVRAAAFVGPGVLTEDDLRLHVFPLFSKTLSAPGIYLANHSLGRPLDRTEDDLCEGFRLWQTRLGDAWDQWLEEEQGHRSRLAQLIGASRFDCIVPKTSAGQGLRAVLNALPDVPRVVSTTAEFDSIDVILKQYAAVGRISAQFVSCETSDGSIDLSNLMAKIQEGADLVVISQVMFMTGRVVPHLDLLAEQCHQAGARLFVDAYHSVGVFPVDVTSMNADFMIGGSYKYLRGGPGAAFLYVSPDALSSGLKPIDIGWFAKDHPFLYERPDPPRFADGGSAFLESTPPVLTYFQARAGQQLALQLGVDRIREYNLDRLSRLKRYLSDSGVEAEGADEGHGGFLTIENPEAVSLSKALERRGITTDARGRWLRLSPDYLTPDSALREVAATLASILTVS from the coding sequence ATGAGTCTCGTGCGCGCTGCCGCATTCGTTGGACCCGGTGTTCTCACAGAAGACGATCTGCGCCTTCACGTTTTCCCACTCTTCTCCAAAACGCTCTCCGCGCCGGGTATTTATCTGGCAAACCACTCCTTGGGCCGGCCGCTCGACCGGACGGAGGATGATCTTTGCGAAGGCTTTCGGCTCTGGCAGACCAGGCTCGGAGATGCCTGGGACCAGTGGCTCGAAGAGGAGCAAGGGCATCGTTCGCGTCTTGCGCAGCTCATTGGGGCTTCCAGGTTCGATTGCATTGTGCCGAAAACCTCGGCGGGACAAGGACTGCGCGCTGTTCTCAATGCTCTTCCGGACGTGCCTCGTGTCGTCTCCACCACAGCAGAGTTCGACTCGATCGATGTAATTTTGAAGCAGTATGCGGCAGTAGGCAGAATAAGCGCTCAGTTTGTGTCCTGCGAAACTTCAGATGGCAGTATCGACCTCTCGAATTTGATGGCGAAGATTCAGGAGGGAGCGGATCTCGTGGTCATCTCTCAGGTGATGTTTATGACTGGGCGGGTGGTGCCCCATCTTGATCTTCTCGCAGAACAGTGCCATCAGGCCGGCGCTCGTCTATTCGTCGATGCTTACCATTCTGTCGGAGTCTTTCCGGTCGACGTTACCTCCATGAATGCCGATTTTATGATCGGCGGGAGCTACAAATACCTCCGTGGAGGCCCTGGGGCGGCTTTCCTGTATGTCTCTCCGGATGCTCTCTCTAGCGGTCTAAAGCCAATCGATATCGGGTGGTTCGCTAAAGACCATCCCTTTCTCTACGAACGGCCTGATCCGCCACGCTTCGCGGATGGCGGAAGCGCATTCCTCGAATCAACTCCTCCCGTTTTGACGTACTTCCAGGCTCGCGCGGGCCAGCAGCTCGCTCTCCAGCTGGGCGTCGACCGAATCAGGGAGTACAACCTGGATCGCCTCAGCCGCTTGAAACGATATCTCTCAGACTCTGGCGTTGAAGCGGAGGGCGCAGACGAAGGACACGGAGGGTTTTTGACGATAGAAAACCCTGAAGCAGTGTCACTTTCTAAAGCGCTCGAACGCCGCGGCATCACGACAGACGCGCGCGGCCGATGGCTTAGGCTCTCACCCGATTATCTGACGCCTGATAGTGCTTTACGTGAAGTGGCGGCCACTTTGGCGTCAATTCTCACGGTGAGTTAG
- a CDS encoding PP2C family protein-serine/threonine phosphatase produces MKRLWVLIAADFLLFSAVGFYVDLIYRGVLPYVVALTIALCAGLNAALWIIVLSRLSMPFLVGLLVLQFFTTRINTHLANWMISSLGLKLVPSESGIHFAATAMMSVIILSYVFFVVYIRREGNESFRLRNELELAHGIQKTLVPPLELRTSRFEIYGVSHPSEKVGGDLVDAIFLPNGDAIAYVADIAGHGLPAGILMGMLKTATRTALLDAEGSEPHRTLPVLLDRLNRVLPEVKEPHMYATFTGFRLGADGSVFYALAASPPILQWHASERTLSHTEESQFPLGLLPVSSFDGQRLEVASGDLLVVATDGILEVCNKPPEEFGVERLKQVIAANAENPLPELAATILAAARGFGPQLDDQTILIVRCL; encoded by the coding sequence ATGAAGCGCCTATGGGTGTTGATCGCGGCGGATTTCCTCTTGTTTTCGGCGGTCGGCTTCTACGTCGATCTCATCTACAGGGGCGTGTTGCCGTATGTCGTCGCGCTTACCATCGCGCTCTGCGCCGGGCTGAACGCTGCATTGTGGATCATCGTGCTATCGCGGCTGTCGATGCCGTTTCTAGTCGGCCTGCTTGTGCTGCAGTTCTTCACTACGAGGATCAACACCCACCTCGCAAACTGGATGATAAGCAGCCTCGGTCTGAAGCTAGTGCCTTCGGAATCGGGAATCCATTTCGCCGCAACCGCGATGATGTCGGTGATCATTCTCTCCTACGTTTTTTTTGTTGTGTATATCCGGCGCGAAGGCAATGAGTCGTTCCGCTTGCGCAATGAACTCGAGCTGGCGCATGGAATCCAAAAGACGCTGGTGCCGCCGTTGGAGCTGCGAACGTCGCGCTTTGAGATTTACGGCGTCTCGCATCCCAGTGAAAAAGTGGGTGGAGATCTGGTCGATGCGATTTTCCTTCCAAACGGTGATGCTATTGCCTATGTTGCCGACATCGCTGGACATGGGCTCCCCGCCGGCATTCTGATGGGAATGCTGAAGACAGCGACTCGCACGGCCCTGCTGGATGCGGAGGGAAGCGAGCCGCATCGGACTCTGCCGGTATTGCTGGATCGACTGAACAGGGTGCTCCCGGAGGTGAAAGAGCCGCACATGTATGCGACGTTCACCGGCTTCCGGCTGGGAGCGGACGGCAGCGTGTTCTATGCGCTGGCGGCGAGCCCACCGATTCTGCAGTGGCATGCGAGCGAGCGGACCTTGTCCCACACGGAAGAGAGCCAGTTTCCTCTCGGGCTGCTGCCGGTTTCCAGCTTTGACGGACAGAGGCTCGAAGTCGCGTCGGGCGATCTGCTCGTGGTTGCAACGGACGGGATTCTGGAAGTGTGCAACAAACCCCCAGAAGAATTTGGCGTGGAACGACTGAAGCAAGTCATCGCGGCTAACGCCGAGAACCCTTTACCCGAGCTGGCGGCAACGATTCTTGCGGCGGCGCGCGGGTTTGGACCCCAGTTAGACGATCAAACAATCCTGATCGTGCGTTGTTTGTGA
- a CDS encoding ferritin-like domain-containing protein — translation MPLNDVLLDELRDMYSAENQLVKALPKLAKGAKDAKLKELFTKHLEETKGQVERLKEVFGHLGEKPTGEHCNGMEGIVEEGKDALEKDEEGASFDCGLIGAALRTEHYEIAGYQATIAMAKTLGMQDVIDLLTENLNEELAAAAKITEAAQPILLESSQEPEHKKKAMSAKEKTSAQKSREDEKAAAPGLRKKAS, via the coding sequence ATGCCACTTAATGACGTTTTGCTGGATGAGTTGCGCGATATGTACAGCGCGGAAAATCAGTTAGTGAAGGCGCTGCCCAAGCTTGCCAAGGGCGCAAAGGACGCGAAGTTGAAGGAACTTTTCACGAAGCATTTAGAAGAGACCAAGGGTCAGGTGGAGCGGTTGAAAGAAGTCTTCGGGCATTTGGGCGAAAAGCCGACCGGCGAGCACTGCAATGGAATGGAGGGCATCGTTGAAGAAGGAAAGGATGCCCTGGAGAAGGATGAGGAGGGAGCGTCATTCGATTGCGGTTTGATCGGTGCGGCGTTGAGGACGGAACACTACGAGATCGCGGGGTATCAGGCGACGATTGCGATGGCAAAGACGCTCGGGATGCAGGATGTGATCGACCTGCTGACGGAGAATTTGAATGAAGAGCTGGCGGCGGCGGCGAAGATCACCGAAGCTGCACAGCCGATTCTTTTGGAAAGTTCGCAAGAACCGGAGCATAAGAAGAAGGCTATGTCCGCGAAAGAGAAGACGTCGGCGCAGAAGAGCCGCGAAGATGAAAAGGCGGCTGCTCCGGGTTTGCGGAAGAAAGCTTCGTAG
- a CDS encoding DUF1330 domain-containing protein — protein sequence MKKGYWVVAYRTIGDEATMKSYVALASAALGQFGGRLLVGPGNAVTALEAGLKQPTVVVEFDSYEQALAAHESADYKKALVALGSSVERDFRIVEGV from the coding sequence ATGAAGAAGGGTTATTGGGTGGTTGCGTACAGGACGATTGGTGACGAGGCGACGATGAAAAGCTATGTGGCGTTGGCTTCAGCGGCGTTGGGACAGTTTGGGGGGCGTCTGCTGGTGGGCCCTGGGAACGCGGTTACGGCTCTTGAGGCCGGGTTGAAGCAGCCAACGGTCGTAGTTGAATTCGATAGCTACGAGCAGGCGCTGGCGGCGCACGAGAGCGCGGATTATAAGAAGGCTCTGGTTGCGCTTGGGTCGAGTGTGGAGAGGGACTTTCGGATTGTTGAAGGAGTGTAG
- a CDS encoding sigma-70 family RNA polymerase sigma factor, with amino-acid sequence MSLTPEGSPVVEAAAGIEHIDGLFSYALVLTRNRSEAEDLVQETYVRAIRAIGSLRTGSNVKGWLFTILRNIWFNQLRQRRAAKVVAMDGEESATDIAGTAKDPYAFYVSKMEHEQVREAIQRLPADFREVILLREFEELSYQEIATILDCPAGTVMSRLARARTKLRKLLSTAFKTSDFAKKEVME; translated from the coding sequence ATGTCTTTGACCCCCGAGGGCTCACCTGTTGTAGAGGCTGCTGCTGGTATCGAACATATCGATGGGCTGTTCAGCTATGCGCTTGTACTCACTCGTAATCGGAGTGAGGCAGAGGACCTGGTGCAAGAGACTTATGTTCGCGCCATACGGGCGATAGGAAGTCTGCGCACTGGCAGCAACGTAAAGGGCTGGTTATTTACCATCTTGCGGAACATTTGGTTCAATCAGTTACGGCAAAGGCGCGCCGCAAAAGTTGTTGCAATGGATGGAGAGGAGAGCGCTACGGATATTGCAGGGACTGCAAAAGATCCTTATGCGTTCTACGTAAGTAAGATGGAGCATGAGCAAGTGCGCGAAGCAATTCAACGACTGCCAGCGGATTTTCGCGAGGTCATCCTGTTGCGCGAGTTCGAGGAGCTTTCCTATCAAGAGATTGCAACGATTTTGGACTGTCCAGCAGGAACGGTAATGTCGCGCCTCGCAAGGGCGCGCACTAAGCTGCGGAAGTTGCTTTCGACTGCCTTTAAGACCTCCGATTTCGCCAAGAAGGAGGTCATGGAATGA
- a CDS encoding zf-HC2 domain-containing protein yields the protein MNAGDEHTHNVSLYLDNELRNQELEDFRAHLADCADCKSQLEEEQALADLLHRSRPLYRASEELRARVMATQQISASEHTPDRLRGRVLRLLKHSMGASEFTAFPWRAVATIAFVFVLGMAFVPTIARHARAASYVDSALTTHRNYLDGRLPLEIKSESPEEVTAWFAGKVPFDFRLPTSQLSPNDQPAYRQVGARLVNYGSSYAALVTFAMKNDKISLLIASSKSAEAYGGEEIISRGLTFHYHTKAGFNVITWTTHGLTYALVSSLHTSASRSCLVCHQNMADKGEFGEQ from the coding sequence ATGAACGCTGGCGATGAACATACCCATAACGTCTCACTCTATCTCGACAACGAATTAAGAAATCAGGAACTAGAAGACTTTCGCGCTCATCTTGCCGACTGCGCGGACTGTAAAAGTCAGCTTGAAGAAGAGCAGGCACTTGCGGATCTTCTGCATCGTTCGCGGCCCCTCTACAGAGCGTCGGAGGAGTTGCGTGCTCGTGTCATGGCGACTCAACAAATCTCCGCGTCCGAGCATACGCCGGACCGTCTTCGCGGGCGCGTGTTGCGGCTTCTGAAGCATTCCATGGGGGCCAGCGAATTCACGGCGTTCCCGTGGAGAGCGGTGGCGACGATTGCTTTCGTGTTTGTGTTGGGGATGGCATTCGTTCCAACTATTGCTCGCCATGCGCGTGCTGCCTCCTATGTGGATTCCGCGTTGACCACGCACCGTAACTATCTTGATGGCAGACTTCCGCTCGAAATTAAGTCGGAATCTCCAGAAGAGGTAACGGCGTGGTTCGCAGGTAAGGTCCCCTTCGACTTCCGACTGCCGACATCTCAATTGTCGCCGAATGACCAACCTGCTTATCGACAGGTTGGAGCAAGGCTGGTGAACTATGGGAGCAGTTACGCAGCCCTGGTCACGTTTGCGATGAAGAACGACAAGATTAGCCTGCTAATTGCTTCGAGCAAGTCCGCCGAGGCATATGGTGGGGAGGAGATCATCTCACGTGGGCTAACCTTCCATTACCACACGAAGGCGGGGTTCAATGTGATTACCTGGACCACTCATGGCCTCACGTATGCTCTGGTCTCATCGCTGCATACTTCTGCGAGCCGGTCCTGCCTTGTTTGCCATCAGAACATGGCTGACAAAGGTGAGTTTGGCGAACAATGA
- a CDS encoding FAD:protein FMN transferase, whose product MPRLIQILRDAALLVALTLPGTGPALSQQGPLVLFRDVHRAMGSEFTIDLYAPNQETADRWMQISFEEVDRIEALLSNYQPTSELSRISREAGTHPVTTDPETFDFVQTALSWSSRSNGAFDITVGPLMRAWGFFFNHGRIPPEEELLALKKQTGWSNIHLDASTRTVSFINHSSMELDPGGIGKGYAVDRVVALLRQQHVSAALISAGSSTIYAISAPPGSQGWPVNIADPAHAGSTLSTILLADTSLSTSACTEKFFIKDGHRYCHILDPHTMHPVENMLQTTVIAPSATDSDALSTATFVMDPDASARLLQSCPQTEAVIVSGTPDSPRYRPIHWPKPLHEAR is encoded by the coding sequence ATGCCCCGATTGATCCAGATACTACGCGACGCTGCGCTGCTCGTAGCGTTGACTCTTCCAGGCACAGGCCCTGCGCTTTCGCAACAGGGACCCCTTGTGCTTTTCCGTGACGTTCACCGCGCGATGGGATCGGAGTTCACCATCGATCTGTATGCTCCGAATCAGGAGACGGCAGACCGGTGGATGCAAATCTCCTTCGAGGAGGTTGATCGTATTGAAGCGCTCCTCAGCAACTATCAGCCGACGAGCGAGCTTTCACGTATCAGCCGTGAAGCCGGTACACATCCGGTCACTACCGATCCCGAAACCTTCGACTTTGTGCAGACTGCACTCTCCTGGAGCAGTCGTTCCAATGGAGCCTTTGACATCACCGTCGGGCCTCTGATGCGCGCATGGGGGTTCTTCTTCAATCACGGACGCATCCCGCCGGAAGAGGAGCTGCTCGCTCTGAAAAAGCAGACGGGCTGGAGCAACATCCATCTCGATGCGTCGACCCGCACTGTCTCTTTCATCAATCACTCTTCGATGGAGCTCGATCCCGGTGGCATCGGCAAAGGCTACGCAGTTGATCGCGTGGTCGCGCTGTTACGTCAGCAACATGTATCCGCCGCGCTGATTTCGGCGGGAAGCAGTACCATTTACGCGATCAGCGCTCCTCCTGGATCGCAGGGTTGGCCGGTAAACATTGCCGATCCTGCGCATGCAGGAAGCACACTCAGCACAATTCTCCTTGCGGATACTTCGCTGTCCACGTCCGCCTGTACGGAAAAATTCTTCATCAAGGACGGCCATCGTTACTGCCATATCCTTGATCCACACACGATGCATCCGGTAGAGAACATGCTACAGACCACGGTTATCGCACCTTCCGCCACGGACAGCGACGCCCTATCCACGGCGACGTTCGTCATGGATCCGGACGCGTCAGCGCGTCTGCTGCAATCCTGCCCGCAGACGGAGGCCGTGATCGTATCAGGCACACCTGACAGTCCGCGCTATCGGCCTATCCACTGGCCAAAACCATTGCACGAAGCAAGATAG
- a CDS encoding Gfo/Idh/MocA family protein, producing the protein MMNRRLFVQGLSAATLAAKSMTSIAAMEVADPATPAPVRLGIIGPGSRGKELIRNFLRVPGVTIVAAADVYPPRFQELNQLCGYTVASHSDYRALVDRKDLDAIVVATPLSFHAEHVIAALQSGRHVYGEKTMAFTVAEVNDVVKKVDAGKQIFQVGHQYRYAPWIRSAIDYVQRGEIGDVTHIYGYWHRNSDWRRPVPDPSLERLINWRLYNEYSLGLLAELGSHHIDIANWVFGESAQAAYATGSIAVYHDGRENDDNVQAVLSYSKGRRFVFSSLTDNAEVGNQLWIYGTKGSLNLTLEDAEFFYEPKRASQLPSKPGEKVKAITAGASYRPAGEMPYRGAGKRLDIPVTEDPTTTACRAFIECIRTGQKPVADAHVGMRSALSVITANQSLSARRELDVPAPI; encoded by the coding sequence ATGATGAACCGACGCCTTTTTGTTCAAGGTCTATCCGCGGCAACACTCGCAGCAAAGTCGATGACTTCCATCGCAGCGATGGAGGTTGCCGATCCAGCTACCCCTGCACCCGTTCGCCTCGGAATAATCGGACCGGGAAGTCGAGGCAAAGAGCTGATTCGCAATTTTCTACGCGTACCGGGAGTGACCATCGTCGCGGCAGCGGATGTATACCCGCCGCGCTTTCAAGAGCTCAACCAACTATGCGGATATACCGTTGCGTCGCACTCCGACTACCGCGCTCTGGTTGACCGCAAAGACCTTGACGCTATCGTCGTCGCTACTCCGCTCAGCTTTCATGCGGAACACGTGATCGCGGCGCTGCAAAGTGGACGCCACGTGTACGGCGAGAAGACGATGGCCTTCACCGTGGCCGAAGTAAATGACGTTGTAAAAAAAGTTGACGCCGGCAAGCAGATCTTTCAGGTGGGTCATCAGTATCGGTACGCGCCCTGGATTCGTTCCGCCATCGACTACGTACAGCGTGGAGAAATCGGCGATGTGACACATATCTATGGTTACTGGCACCGTAATAGCGATTGGCGCCGGCCCGTGCCTGATCCATCTCTCGAACGCCTTATCAACTGGCGCCTCTACAACGAGTATTCCCTCGGGTTGTTGGCCGAGCTGGGTTCGCACCACATAGACATTGCAAACTGGGTGTTCGGTGAATCAGCGCAAGCTGCGTATGCCACCGGCAGCATCGCCGTCTACCACGATGGCCGCGAGAATGACGATAACGTTCAGGCAGTCCTCAGCTACTCCAAGGGCCGACGCTTCGTCTTCAGTTCCCTGACTGACAATGCCGAGGTGGGTAATCAGCTTTGGATCTACGGCACCAAGGGCAGCCTGAATCTCACGCTCGAAGACGCGGAGTTTTTTTACGAGCCGAAACGCGCGAGCCAACTCCCGTCAAAGCCTGGCGAGAAGGTGAAGGCCATAACTGCCGGGGCTTCTTATCGTCCGGCGGGCGAGATGCCGTACCGTGGTGCTGGCAAACGTCTCGACATTCCCGTCACCGAAGATCCAACGACCACCGCCTGCCGAGCCTTCATCGAATGCATCCGTACAGGTCAAAAGCCCGTTGCTGACGCTCATGTCGGAATGCGCTCGGCATTATCGGTTATCACGGCGAATCAATCGCTGAGTGCCAGACGAGAACTCGATGTTCCGGCGCCGATTTAA
- a CDS encoding nuclear transport factor 2 family protein, whose product MREMHLRVFAVAIAATLLLVPAYPQQSHWSSADDKTAKYIVEMERKWAEGVCVDNGVVAGLLADDFQGTSTSGARFTKADELKDEKGARTAHECGLDEAKVRFFGDSLAVVYGSEHAVGKDKSQPNVKVCQVWTDTWLKRGGIWQIIASHDNRVECK is encoded by the coding sequence ATGCGAGAAATGCATTTACGAGTCTTCGCGGTCGCAATCGCGGCGACGTTGTTGCTTGTTCCGGCGTACCCACAGCAAAGTCACTGGTCTTCGGCGGATGATAAAACCGCGAAATACATCGTTGAGATGGAGCGCAAGTGGGCTGAGGGTGTATGTGTTGATAACGGTGTCGTCGCTGGTCTGCTTGCCGACGACTTCCAAGGCACTTCAACGAGCGGTGCGCGCTTCACAAAAGCTGATGAACTGAAGGACGAGAAAGGCGCACGCACCGCTCATGAGTGCGGACTTGATGAGGCTAAAGTGCGTTTCTTCGGAGACAGTCTTGCCGTTGTCTACGGCAGCGAACATGCTGTCGGCAAAGACAAGTCCCAGCCGAACGTAAAGGTGTGCCAAGTTTGGACTGACACGTGGCTAAAGCGCGGCGGTATATGGCAGATCATCGCCTCGCACGATAATCGCGTGGAGTGTAAGTAG